The DNA window ACCCGCCCCTTATGCAACTCCTCCGTACCACTTTCAAGTCGCGAAAGCTGCAGCAGATCTAGCACCATTTCGGTAAGACGCTCTATTTCTCCCGCCATGCGGCGCAGAAAGTCTTTCGCCACATCCCTTTCCTCTAGGGCACCACGCAAGAGATTTTCGACCATCAGCCCAAGCGATGTTAGGGGGGTGCGCAGTTCGTGCGAGACATTGGCGACGAAGTCGCGGCGACTGTCTACGGCGGTATAGACCTCAGTAAGGTCTTGTAGAACGATCATGATCCTGCCCCCTTCAAGAGGCAGTACAGCCGCCCTAATATGTCGGGCGGTCTGCCCGCTCAGCACAATACGTTTGTGGCAGGCACTGCGCTCACTTTTCGCTAGGCGCAAGAGCTCACTTAGCTCGGGGTGGCGCAGAAGCATTGTATCTCGCTGGCCTATTGTGGCAGCGGGACTAAAGGCGAGCATCTCGGCCGCCGCGGCATTTACTAACTCAATGTTTTCCTTGTTATCAATGAGGAGAACCCCGTCGCGCAGCGAACCTAGCACAGCCTGTAGCTTCTCAGCCGCAAATTGCACCCGGCTTAGCTCTCCCTCCAAATTGTGCGCCATGGCATTTAGGGCTTGAGCCAACTGCCTAATCTCCGTGGGGCCAGCAACATCGGCACGACAGGCGATGTTGCCGCCCGCGATCTCTAGCGCTACCTCCGACATTTTGTGCAGTGGCTCGCTAACGGCTTGCGCATGAGCGAGCGCAAGAACACCGCCGATGAGGAGGGCCACTATGCCCCCCGAAACAGCTAAGAAATTCACTCTGGCAAAGCCTGCGTCCATGGCGGTGAGATCAAGCGCGACCCGGACCACCCCCTGCATGGCACCGGCCACATCTCTCACGGGTACAGCCACATAGAGCATGGGCACGCCTAAGGTGGCACTAACGCGCGTGTGCACGCCGATTTCTCCCGCGAGAGCCATAATAACCTCGGGGCGGTCACTGTGATCACCTAGGCTAGCCGCGTCACGAGTGGACTCTCCCCATACCAAGCCCACGGGCGACAAAAAAGTGACTCGAACATTGTCTAGCCCGCCTGTTCGAGGCGCTAGAGCTCGCAAATGCTCGGGTGTAAAATTGTCTCGCACCAGTAGCTCCAATAGCCTTGCTTGGCGAACAAGACTTTCCTCCACTCGCGCCATGTAAAAAACACGGAATTCCGCCGTCAACCACGCTCCCATGACTCCTAGGGAGAGTGCCAAGAGCAGCAATACCGTGATAGAAAGTCGGGCGCGAAAACTCCTAGGCATGTGGCGTCTCGGCCAACTTGTAACCCACACCTCGGATGGTAAGCAGAAGTTTAGGGTCACTAGGGTCTGTTTCTACTCTCTTGCGCAACCAGGTCATGTGCACATCTACCGTTCGCGTCTCCCCTGCGTAATCCATACCCCAGACCTTCTCTAATAAGTCGTCGCGCGTAAAGACGCGACCTGGGTTTCGCACCAAGAGATGAAGAATATCAAATAGCTTGGGGGTGAGTAGTAGATCTTTTTCGCCTAAGTAAGCGACATATTTTTGCGGGTAGAGGGTAAAAGGGCCATAACTAATGCTCTCAGAAGTCGCTAAATCGGGCGAAGCGGTACTGTCTCTACGGCGTAGCACGGCCTTAATCCTAGCCAAGAGCACGTTTAAAGAGAAGGGCTTGGTTATGTAATCGTCTGCACCCACTTCAAGACCCACGACGGTATCAATTTCCCCATCCTTGGCTGTGACCATGATAATAGGTACATCAGACTTAGCCCTGATTTGACGACACACCTCGATACCGTCTTGCCCTGGCAGCATGCGGTCAAGCAAGATGACGTCGGGGTTAACCTCTCTGGCTTTTTTCACCGCGTCAAAACCATTGTCTGACACAAAGACTAAGTATCCCTCACTCTTAAGGGCATAGCTCAAACCAGAACGAATATTCTCCTCGTCATCCACAATGAGAATTTTACGCGACATAGGGCTCCCCCTTCCAAGTATCTAACTCTACTGCAGAGCAAAGAGCATCTGCCCAGATACTGCCAGTTTGCCATCACCCACATACGCTTCAGCGTTCCCCCTGCCGACACCTAGCTTAATTGCTTGCAGGGTGACGACTAAACGCAGACTATCGCCGGGGCGCACCTGTGCCCTAAACCGCACGCCATCTAGGCCGGCAAAGAGTGCTAGCCTTCCTTGATACTGCGGTAGAGAGAGAAGCGCTACGGCCCCTACCTGCGCGAGCGCCTCTATGACGAGAACCCCCGGCATAATGGGGTAGTCCGGAAAATGGCCCGCAAAAAACGGTTCATTTATGGTGACGTTTTTGTGCCCCACAGCACGCACACCCGGCTCTAGCTCGGATATACGATCTATAAGTAAGAAAGGGTAGCGATGCGGAATGATCTTTTTAATTTCATCGATGTTTAACACCTACCACACCTCCACCACTATGGTCATTCTCTTTATTATTTTCGTTCGCGGCGTGAGTATTCCATAGTACTACGCAACAGCTCGAGGTTTTCTAGCGCCACGCCTGTGCCATGCGCCACGCATGAAACGGGGTCTTCCGCCACATTGCAGGGCACTTGCGTTACTTCGGCAATCAGCTTGTCCAACCCATCGAGTAACGACCCGCCGCCCGTCATAATAATGCCCTTCTCCACGATATCTGCCGAAAGTTCAGGGGGTGTACGCTCTAGCACAGAGCGCACCAGGGCCACAATATTATTGGTAGGCTCAGCAAAGGCATCCAAGCACTCGGTGGAAGTGATGGTAATTGCGGCTGGCAAGCCCGAGACTAGGTCTCTACCTCTCACTTCCATACTGGCGTTACGCCCGCTGGGGAAGACCGTCCCCACTTGCACTTTAATTTCTTCCGCGGTGCGCTCGCCAATCAGCATATTGTAGCGCTTCTTAACATAGCGCACCATGGCTTCGTCGAATTTGTCTCCACCGATGCGCACCGAATCACTAAGAACTATCCCCCCGAGCGACATTACCGCCACATCAGTGGTGCCTCCACCGATATCAAGCACCATGCTACCCGTGGGCTTAGTGATGTCTATGCCCGCTCCTAAGGCTG is part of the Bacillota bacterium genome and encodes:
- a CDS encoding HAMP domain-containing protein → MPRSFRARLSITVLLLLALSLGVMGAWLTAEFRVFYMARVEESLVRQARLLELLVRDNFTPEHLRALAPRTGGLDNVRVTFLSPVGLVWGESTRDAASLGDHSDRPEVIMALAGEIGVHTRVSATLGVPMLYVAVPVRDVAGAMQGVVRVALDLTAMDAGFARVNFLAVSGGIVALLIGGVLALAHAQAVSEPLHKMSEVALEIAGGNIACRADVAGPTEIRQLAQALNAMAHNLEGELSRVQFAAEKLQAVLGSLRDGVLLIDNKENIELVNAAAAEMLAFSPAATIGQRDTMLLRHPELSELLRLAKSERSACHKRIVLSGQTARHIRAAVLPLEGGRIMIVLQDLTEVYTAVDSRRDFVANVSHELRTPLTSLGLMVENLLRGALEERDVAKDFLRRMAGEIERLTEMVLDLLQLSRLESGTEELHKGRV
- a CDS encoding response regulator transcription factor, with translation MSRKILIVDDEENIRSGLSYALKSEGYLVFVSDNGFDAVKKAREVNPDVILLDRMLPGQDGIEVCRQIRAKSDVPIIMVTAKDGEIDTVVGLEVGADDYITKPFSLNVLLARIKAVLRRRDSTASPDLATSESISYGPFTLYPQKYVAYLGEKDLLLTPKLFDILHLLVRNPGRVFTRDDLLEKVWGMDYAGETRTVDVHMTWLRKRVETDPSDPKLLLTIRGVGYKLAETPHA
- the fabZ gene encoding 3-hydroxyacyl-ACP dehydratase FabZ, producing MLNIDEIKKIIPHRYPFLLIDRISELEPGVRAVGHKNVTINEPFFAGHFPDYPIMPGVLVIEALAQVGAVALLSLPQYQGRLALFAGLDGVRFRAQVRPGDSLRLVVTLQAIKLGVGRGNAEAYVGDGKLAVSGQMLFALQ
- a CDS encoding rod shape-determining protein translates to MWFKGKDIGIDLGTATVLVYVRGKGVVLNEPAVVAIDRNTNRILAIGEEARRMIGRTPGHIIAVRPLREGVIADFDITERMLKHFIHKICGSNPLFKPRVIICVPSNTTSVEKRAVEDAARNAGAKEWYLIEEPVAAALGAGIDITKPTGSMVLDIGGGTTDVAVMSLGGIVLSDSVRIGGDKFDEAMVRYVKKRYNMLIGERTAEEIKVQVGTVFPSGRNASMEVRGRDLVSGLPAAITITSTECLDAFAEPTNNIVALVRSVLERTPPELSADIVEKGIIMTGGGSLLDGLDKLIAEVTQVPCNVAEDPVSCVAHGTGVALENLELLRSTMEYSRRERK